One genomic region from Drosophila busckii strain San Diego stock center, stock number 13000-0081.31 chromosome 3R, ASM1175060v1, whole genome shotgun sequence encodes:
- the LOC108603357 gene encoding protein lava lamp isoform X6, whose translation MSETKALLTALLCDIYGKQQQQLRQMRRCQQQTVNGKQLQPRRKKQRKKTKLNNMAKSLAGNRPALKTLDEQQLMDVSAIMRVQIIMMSKMLEKVLISRDRLRRQQEVLCEFVTAILVVETNDAQPKMRFSLTPPPPKASLASSNTSTTHTHTNNSNNNNNHSLSKSLGRNRNNNNMLGNSSNSAVAPTSPSNAAADEEAASDYNQWLHAMKLVARLPGGTPPEFRRKLWLSLADKYLKSKHIDWTVQREKCFSEQWREDDEELGIQIVKDLHRTGSNLCTGPAGSINQAKLKRILLGYARYNPEVGYCQGFNMLGALILQVMDKEEEESMKVMIYLVEGVLPTGYFYGSMGGLQADMGVFRELMQTKLPRLAKHLQRLQGPMENAYEPPLTNVFTMQWFLTMFCTCLPMSCVLRVWDLVLIEGSDVLLRTALVLWSLLEERVLNAPSADEFYGKMGSFSNELLNGHLIDSNGLIERVVQLGPIADIKQLRDKHLYNIAPLRHKQGLQLYFDDEDTHSDDESRLAVATVWGLNWGRRGSIGLGAVAATTGKPQAEQKDRLALDISLLKKQYDRLRERQKQAHVILTTACSTATATAARQASSSNAVSVNQLLLGRPAIITNKGKRVTAPMGAIPPARKPSLPTVLHSKPSNAAERQLRRGETLHWRDMDVGRQRRDSLSWKEIKADRASVLREGIEVKSQKLRTRLGKSDSSSYSEDSDGDEQQADAKGNGGSSSDTSLCDDDDPKSLEPSPKRKAKLARKLKEQPRESSVERRRPKSWAPGTHEIPFMLMGTDSGDEKEPTSEKAEDSATECDRFALDWNKPDSLLKPLHVDTSVRVPGITSTSQLSPLPDIAKYLSTTTISPLPTPQPVYVVSVLEAINPLGSGDSVPANVGDSGVTNQYFERVNSVERPTRLELSYSLSEEQTDLETLPKVEAEAVVELPQPRDDYIPGENKDDYKELLNMTIDPKPLVSSIEPKLINASRKRRDPRRKTLTRSSTIEIEERFQALERRLSQEQSDKLERTKYIPSTATLEERYNTLEKQLSAEKQKLNDAECAENVERIPTTADLELRFDALAKQASSSNSNAKTPVELKAAVSTPGYSSTKDGADNAATKQLPKADKTQTDTNAPANLNKEKDAASKDELEERYNTLEKQLSTEKQKLNDAECSESVKRIPTTSNLELRFDGLAKQASAGNGNAKTPMELNAATTTPSSSSTNDGAGNAAAKQLPKADKTQTDSNAPANLNEEKDAASKEESKDATQPRLKKLPSTAELEDRFNALERKMSIQKSSPAKTKKEPPDEEQKKKKDLPEQVEKKDRESMVKSNLESPEPKEKEAATKVENIKDADQAEKSGKNRSNSEKEEEEVTNKVEKKSASEKKIVTEAEVKEENSTKEKNSEASKPGSKQEQVEALKSNEKSKLKAAEEQEKTKKSIEETKRKAEKEELQKKPADNAKLKEEKPTEAKEDELEKVKRKTPPSTAELEKRFDALEKQLSSNKLDMKKETTKTKENTTEPAKESNVEEPTKKSKEAMKTFDDKVKSLSVSLKNEAQETGQSVKKDLDGEKPQQTVEQPSKELNKRRASEPPSMDDLDKRYETFKRRMSSKNQFTSQTETVNEALERIEQEVMAELTVDAEEQEPETLIKKPPPSTADLESRYEALQGKRDQPKRVDVAIEAHIPEPPPPPPVQKQQPTAPQQRALIEELQSKIQGQSGEENLKPSEINPQRKRMLQKQQQQEMLPPRRPATRGDETSEAPANTAYYRTGNYEQQQQQRMVRRFSDLPSRADLENRLQYLEKKLYKKFYKQRCASDSEVASRAVSYEEKPSTSRQAETQLEQRVQALEKQLSDNSLKLLEAIREQAAATAAAAAAPPPTDNEASHSPETDASKQLVRYTHNVGELEESDQPINISINIKMLLNKESELKRQPTADSTEDLRRRLEQLEHQLLEERARNVSEVTVESEPEPEPEPALEPEPGLAPEPEPEPEPEPEPAPEPEVDIESEANQKQEKDNHNQSVKSDELEQVEEQPLPSKPETVKETKTLENEERQKELPAEETQQQPKEAEVEVVQAPATDCCPEEEISAARTTAQTCSNPEEQTINANELPAVDANNKTVVLLMDNEPKALKVRRLTRANTEELEDLFQALEKQLNDRQLVKSKDGKLVHVDKQPTAEQVQQAQAISDLTKEITDFTSAQVEEKVPTEEKEADYDWGSNPVKHHLKRKTVYLPSTKELEARFRSLERQIKLLEDVEQIDVEQRLVEIERKIKLQYSLSHEKDLNKYLELCEGKGLDDEPPVEEAAVTTPARSRSQSPALKRASSPAPARKATTKSPHVSPARKSNVSSKSPYTSPHTSPARKANKHTGDLDELEYKYRVLDLVRSKSKEQLAQRKADPNKKQPIHPLEMLLDPSPDDSLIPTTGELEHRIRLLDEKLKSPVRHKSRSRSPTIDDIKRQKMRDEQQPKTPVHKLERLVYPEDKPEPPTAAELDERIRALEQEKKFDFKTQKDYKEFNQKLKHVISPSLSYEEFKAAKSREQSPRRAAKYQRPISPKVLRFSDEQEAHEDYEQLDHYGELRRAKARQGHSSERMTLADQTHRSYSHSASSSEKLDELGSRLMRETSPITRTGTHTGVPLRTGDNINERLSSIKNSIKSIDSLCEEKPYQKEKCQRYIDSLFSDSLHFSSKKSSAEDLTHSRSESRGRGRVSDYTPAIRIGSEHRSLGSAESLRTGSPLRASSPPHHRSHRDISRELSPRRRRDEEQLEERESSRIDN comes from the exons ACGATGCACAGCCTAAAATGCGCTTTAGTCTCACACCACCGCCACCGAAAGCCAGCCTAGCCAGCAGCAATACTAGcaccacccacacccacactaacaacagcaacaacaacaataaccacaGCTTGAGCAAAAGCCTTGGCCGCaatcgcaacaacaacaatatgctgggcaacagcagcaattcgGCTGTTGCACCCACCAGTCCaagcaatgctgctgctgatgaagaGGCTGCCTCGGACTACAATCAGTGGTTGCATGCTATGAAATTGGTGGCACGCTTGCCAGGGGGCACACCGCCCGAATTTCGACGCAAG ctctGGCTTTCTCTGGCTGACAAGTATCTCAAGTCCAAGCATATCGACTGGACGGTGCAGCGCGAGAAATGTTTCAGCGAGCAATGGCGTGAGGATGATGAGGAGCTGGGCATACAAATAGTCAAG GATCTGCATCGCACTGGCTCCAACTTGTGCACAGGTCCAGCGGGCTCTATTAATCAGGCCAAGCTCAAACGCATATTGCTGGGCTATGCACGCTACAATCCCGAGGTGGGCTATTGTCAG GGCTTCAACATGCTGGGCGCCTTAATATTGCAGGTCATGGATAAGGAGGAGGAGGAGTCCATGAAGGTTATGATCTATTTGGTGGAAGGAGTGTTGCCCACAGGCTACTTCTATGGCTCGATGGGCGGTCTGCAGGCCGATATGGGCGTGTTTCGTGAGCTTATGCAAACGAAACTGCCGCGTTTGGCAAAACATCTGCAGCGACTGCAAGGACCCATGGAGAATGCCTATGAGCCGCCGCTAACCAATGTGTTCACCATGCAATGGTTCCTCACCATGTTCTGCACCTGCCTGCCCATGTCCTGTGTGCTGCGTGTCTGGGATTTGGTGCTAATCGAGGGCAGCGATGTTCTCTTGCGCACTGCGCTGGTTCTCTGGAGCCTGCTAGAAGA ACGTGTGCTAAATGCACCCAGCGCCGATGAGTTCTACGGCAAGATGGGTTCCTTTTCCAACGAGCTGCTCAACGGGCACTTGATTGACTCCAATGGTCTGATCGAAAGGGTGGTGCAGCTAGGACCCATAGCGGACATAAAGCAGCTGCGGGACAAGCATCTCTACAACATTGCGCCCTTGCGACATAAACAGGGCTTGCA ATTGTACTTTGATGATGAGGATACGCATTCAGATGACGAGTCCCGCTTGGCAGTGGCGACAGTTTGGGGCTTAAACTGGGGCAGACGTGGCTCGATAGGCTTGGGTGCGGTAGCTGCTACAACAGGCAAACCGCAAGCAGAGCAGAAAGATCGATTGGCTTTGGATATATCACTGCTCAAGAAGCAGTACGATCGACTGCGGGAACGTCAAAAGCAGGCGCATGTTATCCTCACGACCGCCTGCTCTACGGCCACAGCGACTGCAGCACGTCAAGCGTCCTCCAGCAATGCAGTGTCTGTGAATCAACTGCTCCTGGGCCGTCCAGCCATAATAACCAACAAAGGCAAGCGTGTCACTGCCCCCATGGGCGCCATACCGCCTGCACGGAAACCTTCGCTGCCGACAGTGTTGCATAGCAAGCCTTCGAATGCGGCGGAGCGGCAGCTTCGACGCGGTGAAACGCTGCACTGGCGTGACATGGATGTGGGACGACAACGACGCGATAGTCTGAGCTGGAAGGAGATTAAGGCGGACCGCGCATCCGTCTTGCGTGAAGGCATTGAGGTCAAGTCGCAGAAGCTGCGAACGCGTTTGGGCAAAAGCGACAGCTCCTCGTACAGTGAGGATAGCGATGGTGATGAGCAGCAGGCAGACGCTAAGGGCAATGGCGGCTCTAGCTCAGACACGAGTCtatgtgatgatgatgatccCAAGTCGTTGGAGCCGAGTCCCAAGCGCAAAGCCAAGCTGGCGCGAAAGCTCAAAGAACAGCCGCGTGAGTCGAGCGTAGAGCGCAGAAGACCCAAATCATGGGCGCCGGGCACACATGAAATACCCTTTATGCTCATGGGCACGGACAGCGGCGATGAAAAGGAGCCAACGAGCGAAAAGGCCGAAGATAGCGCCACCGAATGTGATCGCTTTGCTCTTGATTGGAACAAGCCTGATAGTTTGCTCAAGCCGCTGCATGTCGACACCAGTGTACGTGTACCAGGCATTACCAGCACCAGTCAGCTATCCCCCTTGCCGGACATAGCCAAATATCTGAGCACCACAACCATTAGTCCATTGCCCACACCACAGCCTGTCTATGTGGTCAGTGTCTTGGAGGCCATCAATCCGCTGGGCAGTGGAGATAGCGTGCCGGCTAACGTTGGCGATTCTGGCGTTACCAATCAGTATTTTGAGCGCGTCAACAGCGTGGAGCGTCCAACTAGACTCGAGCTGAGCTACTCCTTAAGCGAAGAGCAGACAGACCTGGAGACGCTGCCTAaagttgaagctgaagctgttgTCGAGTTGCCGCAGCCTCGAGATGATTACATACCTGGTGAAAATAAGGATGACTACAAGGAGCTGCTGAACATGACGATAGATCCCAAGCCTTTGGTATCTTCAATAGAACCAAAATTAATCAATGCCAGTCGCAAACGCCGCGACCCAAGACGTAAAACATTGACACGATCTTCAACCATAGAAATAGAGGAACGTTTTCAAGCCTTAGAAAGAAGACTAAGTCAGGAGCAAAGTGATAAACTGGAACGCACAAAGTATATACCAAGTACTGCAACGCTCGAGGAGCGTTATAATACTTTAGAGAAACAGTTGAgtgcagaaaaacaaaaattaaatgatgcCGAGTGTGCGGAGAATGTGGAACGCATACCCACGACAGCGGACTTGGAGTTGCGTTTTGATGCATTAGCCAAACAAGCGAGTtctagcaacagcaatgccaaGACGCCTGTGGAGCTGAAGGCAGCAGTTTCAACACCGGGTTACAGCAGCACCAAAGATGGTGCCGATAATGCTGCCACAAAGCAACTTCCGAAAGCCGACAAAACTCAAACTGACACTAATGCACCTGCCAAtctaaataaagaaaaagatGCAGCCTCTAAAGATGAACTCGAGGAGCGTTATAATACTTTAGAGAAACAGTTGAgcacagaaaaacaaaaattaaatgatgcCGAGTGCTCAGAGAGTGTGAAACGCATCCCCACGACATCGAATTTGGAGTTGCGTTTTGATGGCTTAGCCAAACAGGCGAGTGCTGGCAACGGCAATGCAAAGACTCCTATGGAACTAAacgcagcaaccacaacaccAAGTTCCAGCAGCACCAATGATGGAGCCGGTAATGCTGCCGCAAAGCAACTTCCGAAAGCCGACAAAACTCAAACTGACTCTAATGCACCTGCGAATCTAAACGAAGAAAAAGATGCAGCCTCTAAAGAGGAAAGCAAGGATGCGACTCAGCCGCGACTTAAGAAACTGCCATCAACTGCAGAGCTAGAAGATCGTTTTAATGCACTGGAACGCAAGATGAGCATACAAAAAAGTAGTCCAGCTAAAACCAAAAAGGAACCTCCTGACGAAgagcaaaaaaagaagaaagatCTGCCGGAGCAAGTTGAGAAAAAAGATAGAGAATCAATGGTAAAATCAAATCTTGAATCGCCAGAGCCAAAAGAGAAAGAGGCAGCAACTAAGGTAGAAAATATCAAGGACGCTGACCAGGCGGAAAAAAGCGGTAAGAATAGGAGTAACTctgaaaaagaagaagaagaagttaCAAATAAAGTAGAAAAGAAAAGTGcgtcagaaaaaaaaattgtaactgAAGCAGAGGTGAAGGAAGAGAATTCAACGAAAGAGAAAAACTCAGAAGCCAGCAAGCCAGGGTCTAAGCAAGAGCAAGTAGAGGCTTTAAAGTCTAATGAGAAATCTAAGCTTAAAGCAGCAGAAGAGCAGGAGAAGACAAAAAAGTCCATTGAGgaaacaaagcgcaaagctGAAAAAGAAGAACTTCAGAAAAAGCCTGCTGACAATGCAAAGCTTAAAGAAGAAAAACCAACTGAAGCGAAGGAAGATGAGTTGGAGAAAGTCAAGCGCAAAACACCACCTTCCACAGCAGAGTTAGAGAAACGTTTCGATGCCCTAGAGAAACagttaagcagcaacaaattggacatgaaaaaagaaaccacaaagacaaaagaaaacacaacTGAACCTGCTAAAGAATCTAATGTCGAAGAGCccacaaaaaaatcaaaagaagcAATGAAAACATTTGACGACAAAGTAAAAAGTCTAAGTGTAAGTTTAAAGAATGAAGCCCAAGAGACAGGTCAATCAGTCAAGAAAGATTTGGATGGTGAAAAGCCACAGCAAACTGTCGAGCAGCCGTCCAAGGAGTTAAACAAGCGACGTGCCTCTGAACCGCCTTCTATGGATGATTTAGATAAACGCTATGAAACTTTTAAACGACGTATGAGCagtaaaaatcaatttactaGTCAAACTGAAACTGTCAACGAAGCCCTAGAGCGTATCGAACAGGAGGTAATGGCAGAGTTAACAGTTGACGCTGAGGAGCAAGAGCCGGAAACATTGATTAAAAAGCCACCACCCAGCACCGCTGATCTGGAGAGTCGCTACGAAGCGCTTCAAGGTAAGCGTGACCAGCCCAAGCGTGTAGATGTTGCCATAGAAGCGCATATACCAGAGCCACCGCCTCCACCACCTgtacaaaagcagcagcccacAGCTCCACAGCAACGCGCATTAATTGAagagctgcaaagcaaaatacaagGACAATCAGGCGAAGAAAACCTTAAGCCCAGCGAGATTAATCCACAACGCAAGCGTAtgctgcaaaagcaacaacaacaagaaatgtTACCGCCACGGCGACCCGCAACTAGAGGCGATGAGACCTCGGAAGCACCTGCAAACACCGCTTACTACAGAACGGGAAATtacgaacagcagcagcaacagcgcatgGTTCGTCGTTTCTCGGATCTGCCATCGCGAGCCGATCTGGAAAATCGTTTACAATACTTGGAAAAGAAATTGTACAAGAAATTCTACAAGCAGCGCTGTGCAAGTGATTCCGAAGTTGCATCAAGAGCGGTCAGCTATGAAGAGAAACCCAGCACCTCACGTCAGGCCGAgacgcagctggagcagcgtgTCCAAGCGCTAGAGAAGCAGCTGAGCGATAACAGTCTAAAGCTGCTAGAGGCTATCAGagaacaggcagcagcaacagcagcagcagcagcagcaccgccGCCGACGGACAATGAGGCCAGCCACTCACCCGAAACTGATGCGAGCAAGCAGCTCGTGCGCTATACACACAATGTGGGCGAGCTGGAGGAGTCGGACCAGCCCATTAACATCAGCATTAATatcaaaatgctgctgaatAAGGAAAGTGAGTTGAAGCGCCAGCCAACAGCAGACAGCACAGAAGATTTAAGAAGGCGCTTAGAGCAGCTGGAGCACCAACTGCTGGAGGAACGTGCGCGCAATGTCAGTGAGGTAACAGTAGAGTCTGAACCTGAGCCAGAACCAGAGCCTGCACTTGAGCCTGAACCTGGGCTTGCACCTGAGCCTGAACCTGAACCTGAGCCTGAACCTGAGCCTGCACCTGAACCTGAGGTTGATATAGAAAGCGAAGCTAATCAAAAGCAAGAGAAAGATAATCATAATCAAAGCGTCAAGTCGGATGAACTGGAACAGGTGGAAGAGCAGCCTCTGCCCAGCAAGCCCGAAACTGTGAAAGAAACCAAGACACTTGAGAATGAAGAGCGTCAAAAGGAGCTTCCTGCAGAGGAgactcagcagcagccaaaggaaGCTGAGGTAGAAGTGGTGCAAGCCCCTGCAACTGACTGCTGTCCAGAAGAAGAAATatcagcagcaagaacaactgCCCAGACCTGCTCCAACCCAGAAGAACAAACTATCAATGCCAATGAGCTACCAGCTGTGGatgctaataataaaactgtGGTGCTACTAATGGATAACGAACCCAAAGCCTTGAAAGTTCGACGGCTTACCAGAGCCAATACAGAGGAGCTCGAGGATCTCTTTCAGGCACTTGAAAAGCAGCTCAATGATCGTCAACTGGTGAAGTCTAAGGATGGCAAGCTTGTGCATGTGGATAAGCAACCCACAGCGGAGCAAGTGCAACAAGCTCAAGCCATAAGCGATTTGACCAAAGAAATTACCGATTTTACCAGTGCTCAAGTTGAAGAAAAAGTTCCAACTGAGGAAAAAGAGGCTGACTATGACTGGGGCTCCAATCCAGTGAAGCATCATTTGAAACGCAAAACAGTTTATTTGCCCTCCACCAAAGAGCTGGAAGCGCGCTTTCGTTCGCTTGAGCGTCAAATTAAGCTGCTGGAGGATGTTGAGCAAATTGATGTGGAGCAGCGTTTAGTCGAAATTGAACGtaaaattaagctgcaataCTCACTGTCGCATGAAAAAGAtctcaacaaatatttggaGCTGTGCGAGGGCAAGGGCCTGGATGACGAGCCGCCTGTGGAGGAGGCAGCAGTCACCACGCCAGCACGGTCACGCTCACAAAGCCCTGCGCTGAAACGTGCAAGCTCTCCAGCACCTGCACGCAAAGCAACCACCAAGTCGCCGCATGTATCTCCCGCACGCAAAAGCAATGTATCCTCCAAATCTCCTTATACTTCTCCGCATACTTCGCCCGCACGCAAAGCCAACAAGCACACAGGTGATTTGGATGAATTGGAGTACAAGTATCGCGTGCTTGACTTGGTGCGTTCGAAATCCAAGGAGCAGCTGGCGCAACGCAAAGCAGATCCTAACAAAAAGCAGCCCATACATCCGCTAGAGATGTTGCTGGATCCCAGTCCAGACGACAGCCTTATACCCACCACAGGTGAACTCGAACATCGCATACGCCTGCTGGACGAGAAGCTCAAGTCACCTGTGCGCCACAAGTCGCGCTCGCGCTCGCCGACCATCGATGACATCAAACGGCAGAAGATGCGCGATGAGCAGCAACCCAAGACGCCAGTGCATAAGCTGGAACGCTTGGTCTATCCGGAGGACAAGCCAGAGCCGCCCACGGCCGCTGAACTGGATGAGCGCATACGTGCGCTGGAGCAGGAGAAAAAGTTTGACTTTAAGACACAGAAAGACTACAAAGAGTTCAATCAAAAGCTGAAGCATGTCATATCTCCCTCGCTGTCCTATGAAGAGTTCAAGGCAGCCAAGTCCCGGGAGCAGAGTCCACGGCGAGCAGCCAAGTATCAACGGCCCATTAGTCCTAAAGTCCTGCGCTTTAGCGATGAGCAGGAAGCGCATGAGGATTATGAGCAGCTGGATCACTATGGCGAACTGCGGCGAGCCAAAGCGCGTCAGGGCCACTCCAGCGAACGCATG ACTCTTGCAGATCAAACGCATCGTAGCTACAGTcacagcgccagcagctccgAGAAACTTGACGAGCTAGGAAGTCGCCTAATGCGG GAAACCTCACCCATAACACGGACGGGCACACATACGGGGGTTCCGCTGCGTACAGGAGACAATATCAACGAGCGGCTCAGCTCCATTAAGAACAGCATCAAATCCATCGACAGCCTCTGCGAGGAGAAGCCTTATCAAAAGGAGAAATGCCAACGCTATATTGACTCGTTGTTCTCCGACTCGCTGCACTTTAGCAGCAAGAAGAGTTCGGCTGAGGATCTCACCCACAGTCGCAGCGAGAGCCGTGGACGTGGGCGTGTCAGCGACTATACGCCTGCCATACGGATTGGCTCGGAGCATCGCTCGTTGGGCTCGGCGGAGTCGTTGCGCACGGGCAGTCCTTTACGGGCGTCAAGTCCACCGCATCATCGCTCGCATAGGGATATCAGCAGAGAGTTGTCGCCGCGTCGACGGCGGGATGaggagcagctggaggagcGCGAGAGCAGTAGG ATAGACAACTAG